The following are encoded in a window of Arctopsyche grandis isolate Sample6627 chromosome 2, ASM5162203v2, whole genome shotgun sequence genomic DNA:
- the LOC143922371 gene encoding juvenile hormone acid O-methyltransferase-like has translation MGLRTTVWIPLSNIHPALSGYIIRRGGFQASDKCTNILRQWIGQFCATVMFNATLYHKANSLQRRDATDVLDKYLHLVQWRKDGKDVVLDVRCGEGDVTINILLKRLPIDFHSLTGGDLSVEMVDYAKSFYATDKIDFVLMDIVAEPSLNTLINTIIYSRSTVCIGCKIRLLQLRSALRSMYNMLNHTGDCVITFIAKSSIFDIRKLMSEDPRWEQYMRNHEIYGSPYNNSLNPVAEFRKLLFGAGFKNVKVQIKHKTDDIIGLKNLRGI, from the exons ATGGGACTGCGCACCACAGTTTGGATACCACTCTCAAATATCCACCCAGCATTGAGCGGCTATATAATACGAAGAGGTGGTTTCCAAGCGAGTGACAAATGCACCAACATTCTCCGACAGTGGATTGGTCAGTTCTGTGCAACGGTCATGTTCAACGCAACACTCTACCACAAGGCCAACAGTCTTCAGCGTCGCGACGCCACCGACGTCCTCGACAAATATCTGCATCTCGTCCAATGGAGGAAAGATGGTAAAGATGTGGTGCTGGACGTCAGATGCGGAGAGGGTGACGTCACTATTAACATCTTGCTGAAAAGGCTTCCGATTGATTTCCACTCGTTGACCGGTGGCGATTTGTCCGTCGAGATGGTGGACTACGCCAAGAGCTTCTACGCCACTGATAAAATTGATTTCGTTCTCATGGATATCGTGGCCGAGCCAAGCCTGAACACATTAATAAATACGATCATCTATTCTCGTTCAACTGTTTGCATTGGGTGCAAGATCAGGC TCCTTCAATTAAG aTCTGCTTTACGATCGATGTACAATATGCTAAACCACACGGGCGATTGTGTAATAACTTTTATAGCAAAAAGTAGTATTTTTGATATACGGAAACTTATGTCGGAAGATCCAAGGTGGGAACAGTACATGAGAAATCATGAAATCTACGGATCACCATATAATAATTCCTTAAACCCTGTGGCAGAATTTAGGAAATTACTATTTGGAGCTGGATTTAAGAATGTGAAAGTgcaaattaaacataaaacagACGATATCATCGGATTGAAAAATTTacgaggtatttaa
- the LOC143922370 gene encoding juvenile hormone acid O-methyltransferase-like translates to MVTSYKIEHHNQDELKMNENECAPYRVSDAGGPARHSLDTTLKLSGYIRRIAGFQRATNAPTSSDSGLVTNSLQRRDATDVLDKYLHLVKWRKDGKDVVLDVGCGEGDVTINILLKRLPIDFHSLTGGDLSVEMVDYAKSFYATDKIDFILMDIVAEPKPEHINKYDHLFSFNCLNWVQDQASALRSMYNMLNDTGDCVITFTAKNRIFDVWKLMSEDPRWEQYMRNHDMYISPYNNSLNPAADFRKLLFGAGFKNVKVQVKHKTHDFIGLKNLRDSAAAVNPFLKYIPKNLHEEYLDHYVYYAGELGFLEEDNNNISEKVLIQSNYSSLIAYASKS, encoded by the exons atggtcacctcATATAAGAT TGAACACCACAACCAGGATGAGTTGAAAATGAACGAAAACGAATGCGCACCCTATCGGGTGAGTGACGCGGGTGGGCCTGCGCGCCACAGTTTGGACACCACTCTCAAATTGAGCGGCTATATAAGACGAATAGCTGGTTTCCAACGAGCGACAAATGCACCAACGTCCTCCGACAGTGGATTGGTTA CCAACAGTCTTCAGCGTCGCGACGCCACCGACGTCCTCGACAAATATCTGCATCTCGTCAAATGGAGGAAAGATGGTAAAGATGTGGTGCTGGACGTCGGATGCGGAGAGGGTGACGTCACTATTAACATCTTGCTGAAAAGGCTTCCGATTGATTTCCACTCGTTGACCGGTGGCGATTTGTCCGTCGAGATGGTGGACTACGCCAAGAGCTTCTACGCCACtgataaaattgatttcattctcATGGATATCGTGGCCGAGCCCAAGCCTGAACACATTAATAAATACGATCATCTATTCTCGTTCAACTGTTTGAATTGGGTGCAAGATCAGGC atCTGCTTTACGATCGATGTACAATATGCTAAACGACACGGGCGATTGTGTGATAACCTTTACAgcaaaaaatcgtattttcgaTGTATGGAAACTTATGTCGGAAGATCCAAGGTGGGAACAGTACATGAGAAATCACGACATGTACATATCACCATATAATAACTCCTTAAACCCTGCAGCAGATTTTAGGAAATTACTATTTGGAGCTGGTTTTAAAAATGTGAAAGTGCAAGTTAAACATAAAACCCACGATTTCATCGGACTGAAAAACTTACgag ATTCTGCAGCAGCAGTTAACCCATTCTTAAAATATATTCCTAAAAATCTGCATGAAGAATATTTGGatcattatgtatattatgcagGTGAATTGGGTTTTTTAGAAGaagacaataataatattagtgAAAAAGTACTTATACAATCAAATTACAGTTCCTTGATTGCATACGCCTCAAAAAGCTAA